GTTCATTTCTTGCCAAATATCAGGGGAATGCGTTTTCACGTTAAAATACGTGTCATCTGGGTGCAATATCCCTCCCCATTCTAGTTGCCTGTCGGCGGCCATCACCCAATGCCCGTCGGCGTCCAATATTTCCAGATACGCGCTATCGGAGCGAATAGAACGGATCGTATCAAACAACTTAGTTAGATCGTAGTTCACTACCAATAAACCAGGTATGACGCCCTCTATTCGAACCACACCTCGAACGGTCGGCTGAAGTGGTCGAACAACGACCTTGTTCTCAACGTTTACATCCATGGAGGAAACATAGACTTGGTGGCCGCTGCCGTCAGGGACATTTTTCACATAATGACGATCGGACTTATCTTGCAGCTGGTCCTCGGAAACACGAGTAATAACACCCGCTTGGGCATTGATGCGAATCAACTCCTGTCCTTCTAATGTAATCCAACGTACTTGCGAAATTAAGTCCGAGGTCTGTGCAAAACGACTAAATTCCGCCACCACTCGCTCTTCCCAACCGATAGGAGGCGGCACACCATGATTGACAAAATTGTCGGGGGTAAGCCGCGCATTGATGCTGTTACGAAGCAATAAAGTTACGCGTTTAATATGGCCCATTTCACGGCTGAATGTGCTCGCGCTGCGTGACAGGATCTCAGATTCATTCCAGGTTAACTGGCTGACTTTATTGTCCCAAAAAAATCGGTAACTTCCCCAGCTTAACGCCACAATAAAGAGAAAAATACCTGGCAAACAGGTCAGCAAGAGTGTTTTTTTACGCGTAAAAAGAGTGCGTCGATATGCCATAATCATTGTATGTCCGATTGAACCCAGTTGATCGTATCCTGTAACGTCATCGCGCCAGAAAACAAATACCCCTGCCCGCTTTCACAGCCCAATGCTAGCAGCTGTGCTTTTTGGCGCTCGGTTTCAACCCCCTCAGAAATCACACTGAGACCCAAGCTGTTGCCTAGACCGATAATCATCTGCAAGATCTTCCAATCTTGCTCTGACTCGTCCATTCGCCAAACAAAACTGTGGTCAATTTTCAAGGTCGACACGGACAATGTCGACAAGTAGGCTAACGAGGAATACCCCGTTCCGAAGTCGTCTATATTGATTCGCACACCCAGTGTTTTCAAAAGAGAGAGATGCTTATTGATACTGCTTTTTTCTTCAATGAATTGAGATTCGGTAATCTCCAGTTCGATCATGTCGTAGGGCACCCCCTCTTGCGCTAAGACCGCTTTAAAACGATCGAAGTAATCGGGTCGAACAATTTCATTGCCTGCCACATTGACGGAAATAGGCACCTGAATACCGATTTTTTTAAGCGCATTAATCGCTTGGCAAGATTGACGCAACATTTGCTGATCTAACTTATCGATCAAGCCACTGCTTTCCGCTAGGGGTATAAACTGATCTGGGGAGACAAACGTCCCGTCTTTGTAGACCCACCGCGCCAGCGCCTCAAAACCGATTAAGGTAGTGTTCTTAAGATTCATTTTAGGCTGAAAGTACGCCACAATTTCCGCGTTTAAAATCGCATGACGTAAATCTTTCAGCAACTCATAGCGCCCAAACATATCGGACGCCAGTGTGTCTGAAAAAGCCAAAAAAGACACACCGTCGTACTTCGCTCTTTCTAAGGTACTTTTTCCCACATTCACTAATTGCTCAGCACTGTAAGAAGGAAAATCAGAAAAATTCACCAAGCTAACCGTCAAATCCAAAGACTGTGTCGCGCTTTCTACATCAATACTGGTGTGAATAACTCGCTCCAATGTTTGCTCGTTATGCCCCGGCTCATCACGGATTAACACCATAAAAGTGTCTCTTTCGAGTAACGCGACATTCGGCGTTTTTTGAAAGCAGGTATTGAGGTGATCCAGTAATGACAAGGTTAACTGGTCGCAATACTTAGTCCCCAACACGGATTCGGTATAAGCCAGGTCTTCAACATAACACATCAATAAAAGGGTTTTTCTCTGTTCATCATGAGACATATTGCGAATGTCACGAACCAGCCAGTTTTTGTTATGAACACCCAGCACCGGATCAATGTAAGCCAATTCGGTTAATTTGCCGTATAATGTCACATTGCGATAGCCAGAACGGATGTGTTCACACAAAACGTGCAACATACTGGCGCCATCTGTTGTGAGCGCATGATCTAGCGTCATCACAACCAGGTACCCCTCACCTTCCAGTTCATTATTCGAAAAATACAGCACAAAAAACTCATCCAATAACACATGATTTTGCTGCTCAATGGCCAGCGTCATGGCGGATGTTAACGCCGAATTTTCGATAACAGACACAAGGCGTCGATTCACACAAGACGCAAAATCACCGCTGCCAGCAATAATCAGTGCTTTAGAAAAACCCACATCGTCGGCATAAAAGGCACAGACTACCCCCCCACTTTTGGTTTTAAAAATGCGACTAATTTCGTCTAAAACGGCATAAGAATAGTCGGAAAGCGCGCTTTTAGAGGTCAGGCGCTGACTGGCACTCAGCAACGATCGCATGCCATTACGAGCCTCTTGTAGATACTCTGTTTAAGCGCAAGCTTTTTTATGTTCCTCACTGAATAATTTTGATGAATCAAAAGGCGTGTTTGATTTAAAACACGCCCAGACTCCAGTCAGCATTTTGCGCATTACGGCACACATAGCTTGGATCTTTTTCTTACCTCGCGCGATTAACGCTTGGTAAAACGCCTTTGCGTTTGGGTCATGACGAACAGCTGACATCGCTGGCATAAATAGCGCACAGCGTAGATAAGTGTTACCCGCTTTACTCAGCCTGCCTGGACGGTTGAGGCTGCTACCAGATTGGTTAAGCCGTACATCTAAACCAGCGTATCGACTCACCTGATTGGCCTTAAGTGTTTCTGGTAAAATAATCAGCTCTCCTAGCATGGCAATAGCCGAGACTTCTCCAATGCCCTTAGCCGCTAGAATATTATTAAATTGCTGCACTATTTCAGCATCGCTTTTAATCATTTCTAGAGCAGCCGTACGCAAACGCTGAATACGATTTTCTAAAGATGCAATACCCTCTTGCTCATCAAGAATAACTACGCAAGACGTTCCTTCATAAGATGTCATGGCATGTAAGCGGTTTTTTGCTTTAGTACAGTCACCTGTTAAACGATTGATTTGTCTTGATATATCTCGTAATTTTAGTTTGTCTTTATGAGGAGGTGTCCACTTTTCAGGTGTCATGCGTTGTGCATATTCCGCCAGCAAGGCAGCGTCAATACTATCTGTTTTACTGTGCGCTAACTTCATCTGAGCAAAGTGATTAAAGCTCTTGGGATTAATCACACTAATAGATATTTTGGCATCATGAAGGGCAACGGCTAAATCTAAATAATAGATCCCTGTGGCCTCCATTACGATCAATTTCGGATGATGCTTTTGTAAGAATTCGATCAGTGTTGCTCTACCGCCAGGTGTTTGTTGAAACGTTTTTACGGAACTATTTTTATCATTCTGACGTACGACAAGATCAACGGTTTTTGCCGCGATATCAATACCTACAAATGTACTCATGGTTTGCGTACTCGTTAATTTAGTTAGATAATAATTACCGGTCCCTGACCTCGTACTTTTTACCACTCAACCTTGTAATACGAAGTCACCTTTGGGTGCTTCTTGATACTCTTCGAGATGAGTAAATGAGGCGGGGGCCACTCTACAAACGAGGTCAGTAAACTGCCTCAAGGTCGGCACGGCCTCCCGATAATAACTAAAGAATACACCTCAATAGCCATTAAGATCATCATACAAGGTCGGAAAGATGTGCCCACGTGCGTAAATTGCTCAGAACGATCGTTTGCAAATGCGCCTGTGTTAGGTCCGATTTACACCAGTAATCGTCAATGTCATATTGGGCAATCAAATCATTAACAGGGGCCATACCCGGCTGACCTGTCAACAACACAATTCGCATCAGCTTATGACCGAGATCCTCACGAATGGCGCGAATAAGGTGTAAACCAGCCTGATCCGTTTCCATCACCACATCAAGAAACACAATGGATATATCAGGATGTTCAATAATAATAGCCAGCGCCTCATGAGCCGAAGAAGTCGTCAAAAATATCATCTGCTTATCATCGTAATTGAGGACACTCAGACCATTCATCAATGCCGCTTGGTAGTCAGGGTCATCTTCTACCGATAACACTTTACAATGTTGTTTTTTCCCTAACAGTCTGTCCATTGCATCCCCTTTTATCGACCTTCCTAGTACTTGAGCCGCGCGCTCACAGCGAACCAGTATGTAATCA
The sequence above is a segment of the Marinomonas sp. IMCC 4694 genome. Coding sequences within it:
- a CDS encoding EAL domain-containing protein, with amino-acid sequence MFGRYELLKDLRHAILNAEIVAYFQPKMNLKNTTLIGFEALARWVYKDGTFVSPDQFIPLAESSGLIDKLDQQMLRQSCQAINALKKIGIQVPISVNVAGNEIVRPDYFDRFKAVLAQEGVPYDMIELEITESQFIEEKSSINKHLSLLKTLGVRINIDDFGTGYSSLAYLSTLSVSTLKIDHSFVWRMDESEQDWKILQMIIGLGNSLGLSVISEGVETERQKAQLLALGCESGQGYLFSGAMTLQDTINWVQSDIQ
- a CDS encoding IS110 family transposase translates to MSTFVGIDIAAKTVDLVVRQNDKNSSVKTFQQTPGGRATLIEFLQKHHPKLIVMEATGIYYLDLAVALHDAKISISVINPKSFNHFAQMKLAHSKTDSIDAALLAEYAQRMTPEKWTPPHKDKLKLRDISRQINRLTGDCTKAKNRLHAMTSYEGTSCVVILDEQEGIASLENRIQRLRTAALEMIKSDAEIVQQFNNILAAKGIGEVSAIAMLGELIILPETLKANQVSRYAGLDVRLNQSGSSLNRPGRLSKAGNTYLRCALFMPAMSAVRHDPNAKAFYQALIARGKKKIQAMCAVMRKMLTGVWACFKSNTPFDSSKLFSEEHKKACA
- a CDS encoding two-component system response regulator, which codes for MDRLLGKKQHCKVLSVEDDPDYQAALMNGLSVLNYDDKQMIFLTTSSAHEALAIIIEHPDISIVFLDVVMETDQAGLHLIRAIREDLGHKLMRIVLLTGQPGMAPVNDLIAQYDIDDYWCKSDLTQAHLQTIVLSNLRTWAHLSDLV